In a single window of the Candidatus Poribacteria bacterium genome:
- a CDS encoding MBL fold metallo-hydrolase, translating to MSFHVSDGSDATIDGTSDKEVFLLKYVFLGGAGEVGASCLLVSVADRNILIDAGIRVNTSGEAALPDFKTLREMTSTLDAIFISHAHADHVGALPLVHKLFPQTPIYTTLPTQRLSAVMLSDSVRVQEFGAEKLFNQEAVDTVLWKMETVEMGIWHPLWDDFRYQFHASGHILGAVSILLETPEGKLLYSGDVSAFNQNTIDGIKDISFFKPDLMWCEATYGASNHPSRSEEEKRLATSVAEVIEGGGSVLIPSFALGRAQEIILILKKMQEAKTIPKFPVITDGLVNVICSIYESLPPHLSTKLHNYVLNSRQPIFHTASVRKAKPGEREKLLNDGKPKCIIASSGMLTGGVSVFYATGLAGNEKNAIFLSGYQDAESPGRRLQELKSGDELQLADKTVEVKCRIDRFGLSAHSDQQQLMNMIRQAAPKALALVHAEPEVAEALRERIYKDYIMYSPINGQVEDGTQRPLWHPPEKKVKPETPPPLEFDIAFGEANTLHIPDEIADVDRWKAFIEGEHTARLKGNALIIRKREP from the coding sequence AGTGTTTCTATTGAAATATGTATTTTTAGGCGGCGCAGGCGAAGTCGGGGCATCGTGTCTGTTAGTATCCGTTGCTGATCGGAACATCCTCATCGATGCGGGGATTCGGGTCAACACGTCCGGTGAAGCCGCCCTGCCAGACTTCAAGACCCTCAGAGAGATGACATCGACGCTTGATGCAATCTTTATCTCTCATGCCCATGCCGATCACGTCGGTGCCCTGCCGTTGGTCCATAAGCTGTTCCCACAAACGCCGATCTATACCACCTTACCCACCCAACGGCTCTCCGCAGTGATGTTAAGCGATTCCGTGCGGGTGCAGGAATTCGGTGCGGAGAAACTCTTTAACCAAGAAGCCGTCGATACTGTCCTCTGGAAGATGGAAACGGTTGAAATGGGGATCTGGCATCCGCTCTGGGATGACTTCCGGTATCAGTTTCACGCTTCCGGACACATCTTGGGCGCCGTCTCTATCCTCTTAGAGACCCCCGAAGGCAAGCTGCTTTATTCTGGAGATGTCTCGGCATTTAACCAGAACACCATCGACGGCATCAAGGATATTAGTTTTTTTAAACCGGATCTGATGTGGTGTGAGGCGACGTACGGCGCATCTAATCATCCGTCCCGCAGTGAAGAAGAGAAACGGTTGGCAACATCGGTTGCAGAAGTCATTGAAGGGGGCGGTTCGGTGCTGATCCCGTCTTTCGCGCTCGGACGCGCCCAAGAGATCATTTTGATCCTCAAGAAGATGCAAGAGGCGAAAACGATCCCGAAGTTCCCCGTCATCACCGACGGGTTAGTGAATGTGATCTGCTCGATTTATGAGTCGCTCCCGCCGCATCTGAGTACAAAACTTCACAATTACGTTCTCAACTCCCGGCAGCCGATTTTCCATACCGCCTCGGTCCGAAAAGCGAAACCGGGTGAACGTGAAAAACTTCTCAATGATGGGAAACCGAAGTGTATTATTGCCTCATCTGGGATGCTAACGGGGGGTGTGTCTGTGTTTTATGCGACAGGACTGGCAGGTAACGAGAAAAACGCCATATTCCTCTCTGGCTACCAAGACGCGGAATCCCCTGGACGTAGACTACAGGAATTGAAATCCGGCGATGAACTCCAGCTCGCGGATAAAACGGTGGAAGTCAAGTGTCGGATCGATCGTTTTGGTTTATCGGCACATTCCGACCAACAACAACTCATGAATATGATCCGCCAGGCTGCTCCGAAGGCACTTGCACTGGTGCATGCTGAACCTGAAGTCGCTGAGGCACTGCGGGAGCGGATCTATAAGGACTACATTATGTATTCGCCTATCAACGGGCAGGTGGAAGATGGAACACAGCGTCCACTCTGGCACCCCCCGGAGAAGAAGGTAAAACCCGAGACACCACCCCCATTGGAGTTTGATATCGCCTTTGGAGAGGCGAATACCTTGCATATCCCTGATGAAATTGCCGATGTCGATCGCTGGAAGGCGTTCATTGAGGGTGAGCATACGGCGCGATTAAAGGGAAATGCGTTGATCATTCGAAAGCGAGAACCGTGA